One window of the Archangium primigenium genome contains the following:
- a CDS encoding response regulator, with the protein MVSAGDARKVLVVDDDADWREFLRLCLEELGYEAIEAANGQEALDSLARQRYGVMLLDLNMPGMNGLEVLERMPRGDPPRVVLLTGAAVQDVGGALRSGPHYYLPKGASRDQLSLLLQSLDT; encoded by the coding sequence ATGGTTTCCGCCGGGGACGCACGCAAGGTACTGGTCGTCGATGACGACGCGGATTGGCGCGAGTTCCTCCGGCTGTGCCTGGAGGAGCTGGGCTACGAGGCCATCGAGGCGGCCAATGGCCAGGAGGCCCTCGATTCGCTGGCGCGACAGCGCTACGGCGTGATGCTCCTGGACCTGAACATGCCGGGAATGAATGGCCTCGAGGTCTTGGAGCGGATGCCGCGCGGGGATCCTCCCCGCGTGGTCCTGCTGACGGGCGCGGCGGTGCAGGACGTGGGCGGGGCCCTCCGCTCGGGACCGCACTACTACCTGCCCAAGGGCGCGAGCCGGGACCAGTTGTCGCTGCTGCTCCAGTCCCTGGACACCTGA
- a CDS encoding metallophosphoesterase family protein — MHLRTLAHLSDLHLDLSPSSDATAQALVESLLTGRVDHVVVTGDLTHQGGRREYQRFRELFAPLLDAGRLTFVPGNHDRTGEDAGRAWMNGQKVRVEAHEGLYLVCVDSTGPHNRDYFACHGVLTPGVLDAVDSALSAAPLGALTAVLLHHHVLPLPEESFPERLATRLGWPHAAELALGAELVQRIQGRCDLILHGHRHVPREIDLGRPRGRALRIYNSGSSVELGRFRVFSHAGGRLMGEPLWRQARVQPRPHSAGANVLPALQYLAAQLSGALL; from the coding sequence ATGCACCTGCGAACCCTGGCGCACCTGTCGGATCTGCACCTGGACCTGTCCCCCAGCAGCGACGCCACCGCCCAGGCGCTGGTGGAGAGCCTGCTCACCGGCCGCGTGGACCATGTGGTGGTGACGGGAGACCTGACCCACCAGGGCGGCCGACGCGAATACCAGCGCTTCCGCGAGCTCTTCGCGCCCCTGCTCGACGCGGGACGGCTCACCTTCGTCCCCGGCAACCACGACCGCACGGGCGAGGACGCGGGCCGCGCATGGATGAACGGCCAGAAGGTCCGGGTGGAGGCGCATGAAGGGCTGTACCTGGTGTGCGTGGACTCCACGGGACCGCACAACCGCGACTACTTCGCCTGCCATGGGGTGCTGACCCCCGGCGTGCTGGACGCCGTGGACAGCGCCCTGAGCGCCGCGCCCCTGGGCGCGCTGACGGCCGTGCTGCTGCACCACCACGTCCTGCCCCTGCCCGAGGAGAGCTTCCCGGAGCGTCTGGCGACGCGCCTGGGCTGGCCCCACGCCGCGGAGCTCGCCCTGGGCGCGGAGCTCGTCCAGCGCATCCAGGGCCGGTGCGATCTCATCCTCCACGGCCACCGGCACGTGCCGCGCGAGATCGACCTGGGGCGGCCCCGGGGCCGCGCCCTGCGCATCTACAATTCGGGCAGCTCCGTCGAGCTGGGCCGCTTCCGCGTCTTCTCCCATGCCGGGGGTCGGCTCATGGGCGAGCCCCTCTGGCGCCAGGCCCGCGTGCAGCCCCGGCCCCACAGCGCCGGGGCCAATGTCCTGCCCGCGTTGCAGTACCTCGCCGCGCAGCTGTCGGGCGCCCTGCTCTAG
- the phoU gene encoding phosphate signaling complex protein PhoU, producing the protein MPSVHTDKAFEADLRDLREKLLAMGAKVEALIADSMRALTERDTSLAEEVAQGDKEVNRLEVDIDEACRRILALRQPAASDLRLITTALKIVTDLERIGDLAVNIAERAKDLNAAPPLKPYVDTPRLAELALQQVKKALDAFVSANTTKAEEVLKADDHLDALYLKIFNELLSYMMEDSKNIRRATALMFIAKHLERIGDHATNVAEMVIYMVRGTDIRHPRSRNLPSGT; encoded by the coding sequence ATGCCGTCAGTGCATACGGACAAGGCGTTCGAGGCGGATCTGCGCGACTTGCGCGAGAAGCTCCTGGCCATGGGCGCCAAGGTGGAGGCGCTCATCGCCGACAGCATGCGCGCGCTCACCGAGCGGGACACGTCGCTGGCCGAGGAGGTCGCCCAGGGGGACAAGGAGGTCAACCGCCTGGAGGTGGACATCGACGAGGCATGTCGCCGCATCCTCGCGCTGCGCCAGCCGGCCGCGAGCGACCTGCGCCTCATCACCACGGCCCTGAAGATCGTCACCGACCTGGAGCGCATCGGGGACCTGGCGGTGAACATCGCCGAGCGGGCCAAGGATCTCAACGCCGCCCCGCCGCTCAAGCCCTACGTGGACACGCCCCGGCTCGCCGAGCTCGCCCTGCAGCAGGTGAAGAAGGCCCTGGACGCCTTCGTCTCGGCGAACACGACCAAGGCCGAGGAGGTGCTCAAGGCGGACGATCACCTGGATGCCCTCTACCTGAAGATCTTCAACGAGCTGCTCAGCTACATGATGGAGGACTCGAAGAACATCCGCCGCGCCACGGCGTTGATGTTCATCGCCAAGCACCTCGAGCGCATCGGGGATCACGCCACCAACGTGGCGGAGATGGTCATCTACATGGTGCGCGGCACGGACATCCGCCACCCGCGCAGCCGCAACCTGCCCTCGGGCACGTGA
- a CDS encoding glycosyltransferase, which translates to MLTLHTLSLALLAAATFGTLALCVQLVCVLRHAWDDAPPLPSPPEPRRSGISILKPLCGVDDDLEANLECFATLGYPVYEVILGVKDTRDPAYPVALAAVARWPDVMRLEMQHGEPGLNPKVNQLITLAAAARYDVLLISDSNTRVGPGYLEELSRAFEDPSVGCVSHPVSGVGEASLGSLMDNLYLCTTAAAGQIAAKRIAGQDLVVGKSMALRREVVEGLDGFYAVRNVLAEDFVIGQWVTRRMGLRAVVARAPVYNVSQKKSVQTFFQRYVRWSIIHHTCIPTPLYLAQSTLNPLPWALLGAVLSPSAWTLGLAGTVAGVKVLHDVLVFRAMRPGLKTPWMTLPAVLLKDALLFVAWAHGLGARSVNWRGRSLRVRAGSRLVAPAAPVHVLPRPAVHVETSRAEQLLAG; encoded by the coding sequence GTGCTCACGCTCCACACGCTCAGCCTCGCCCTCCTCGCCGCGGCCACCTTCGGCACCCTCGCCCTCTGCGTGCAGCTCGTCTGCGTGCTGCGCCACGCCTGGGACGACGCCCCTCCCCTGCCCTCCCCTCCCGAGCCGCGCCGCTCGGGCATCTCCATCCTCAAGCCCCTGTGCGGCGTGGACGATGACCTGGAGGCCAACCTCGAGTGCTTCGCCACGCTCGGCTACCCCGTCTACGAGGTCATCCTCGGCGTGAAGGACACGCGGGATCCCGCCTATCCCGTGGCGCTGGCCGCGGTGGCACGCTGGCCGGACGTGATGCGACTGGAGATGCAGCACGGCGAGCCGGGCCTCAACCCCAAGGTGAACCAGCTCATCACCCTGGCGGCCGCGGCGCGCTACGACGTGCTGCTCATCAGCGACTCCAACACGCGCGTGGGACCGGGCTACCTGGAGGAGCTCTCCCGCGCTTTCGAGGATCCCTCGGTGGGCTGCGTGTCGCACCCGGTGAGCGGCGTGGGCGAGGCGTCGCTCGGCTCGTTGATGGACAACCTGTACCTGTGCACCACGGCGGCCGCGGGGCAGATCGCCGCCAAGCGCATCGCGGGCCAGGATCTCGTGGTGGGCAAGTCCATGGCGCTGCGCCGCGAGGTGGTGGAGGGCCTGGACGGCTTCTACGCCGTGCGCAACGTGCTCGCGGAGGACTTCGTCATCGGCCAGTGGGTGACGCGGCGCATGGGCCTGAGGGCCGTGGTGGCGCGCGCCCCCGTCTACAACGTGTCCCAGAAGAAGAGCGTCCAGACGTTCTTCCAGCGCTACGTGCGCTGGAGCATCATCCATCACACCTGCATCCCCACGCCGCTCTACCTGGCCCAGTCCACGCTCAACCCCCTGCCCTGGGCGCTGCTGGGCGCGGTGCTCTCCCCCTCGGCCTGGACGCTCGGGCTGGCGGGCACCGTGGCGGGGGTGAAGGTCCTGCATGACGTGCTCGTCTTTCGCGCCATGCGGCCGGGCCTGAAGACGCCCTGGATGACGCTGCCCGCGGTGCTGCTCAAGGACGCGCTGCTCTTCGTGGCGTGGGCCCATGGACTCGGGGCCCGCTCGGTCAACTGGCGGGGCCGCTCGCTGCGGGTGCGCGCCGGCTCGAGGCTCGTGGCGCCCGCGGCCCCGGTGCACGTCCTGCCCCGGCCCGCGGTCCACGTCGAGACCTCGCGCGCCGAGCAGCTGCTGGCGGGCTGA